In the genome of Zobellia nedashkovskayae, the window TCGGTTACTATGAACTAAATAAAACGGGACATGTTTGCCCTGTTAGCTGATAAAGCATAATGAAATGGCACAAGATCAAGAAAATTTTAGGGATTCTATAGGCACCATTAAGGAAGATGGAAAACGGGCATGGGTATACCCAAAAAAGCCTAGCGGTAAACTTTATGAGTACCGCAAATACGTAAGTTATTTTCTTCTTACCTTCTTGATCGCGTCTCCTTTTATAAAGATCAACGGCAACCAATTTTTGATGTTCAATGTCTTAGAAAGACGTTTTAACATCTTTGGTTTTCCGTTTTACCCGCAAGATTTTCACCTTTTCGTTATTTCAATGATTATTGGGGTGGTCTTTATTGCTCTTTTTACTGTTGCCTTTGGACGTATTTTCTGCGGATGGATGTGTCCTCAAACCATTTTCTTGGAAATGGTTTTTAGAAGAATAGAATACTGGATAGATGGTGACCGTGGCGCTCAAATGCGACTGGATAGACAAGCTTGGGATGCTGAAAAGATTCGTAAACGAGTCCTGAAATGGATAATCTTTTTTATCATATCGTTTATTATAGCCAATGTTTTCTTGGCTTATTTGATTGGCAGCGACCGCTTGATTCAATATGTTACGGATGGTCCTAGCCAACACTTAAGCACCATGTTATCGCTACTGATATTTACGGGAGTGTTTTACTTTATATTCGCTTGGTTTAGAGAACAGGTGTGTATCATTGCTTGTCCTTACGGACGTATGCAAGGTGTGCTGTTAGACAATCAATCTATTATTGTTGCTTATGACCATGTAAGAGGTGAAGCCGAAAATGGAAGAAAAAAATGGCGTAAAAATGAAGACCGAGAGGCATTAGGCAATGGCGATTGTATTGACTGTAACCAATGTGTAAACGTTTGTCCTACGGGAATAGACATTAGAAACGGAACGCAGTTAGAATGTGTAAACTGTACTGCTTGTATAGATGAATGTGATTCCATCATGGAAAAAGTGGATCTTCCAAAAGGATTGATTCGCTATGCCAGTGAAGATGAGATTACAAAGAAAGAGAAGTTTAAATTTACTCCTCGTTTAAAAGGATATACTGCGGTATTGGTAATTTTGACCGGTGTACTTGTAGGTATGATGTTCTTGAGAAATGACCTTGAAGCCAATATTTTGAGGTTACCAGGCCAACTTTACGAGCATAAAGAAGGTAACATTATTAGTAATGTCTTCACTTACAAACTGTTGAACAAAACCACTAAGCCTGTAGAGAACGTTCATTTTGAATTGATATCCCCTAAAGGAGAAATTAAACTGGTGCGAACGGATAATTTTGATGTACAACCAGAAGCTTTGGCAGAAGGAACCTTGTTTATAGAAATCAATGCTTCGGCCTTGAGCGGAGACAAGAACACCTTAAAAATTGGTGTTTACAGTGATGACAAATTAATAGAGACCACCACGGCGCGCTTTTTGGCACCGCGTAGTTATAAATAGTATTTAAGTAAGAAATCATGAAAATAAATTGGGGTGCAGGTATTGTAATTGCTTTTGGAATTTTCATCAGTTTTATACTGTTCTTCGTGATACGAATGACTACAAGCCATGATGCCAATCATGATTTGGTTACTGAAGAGTATTACAAGGCAGAACTTGGCTATCAAAAAGAAATAGATGCGGAGCAAAATGCCATTAACTCCAATGAAAAAGTAGAATTAAAAAAAACACCTGAAGGATTGCTAGTTATCTTTCCTGAAGGATATGCAGACACAAATGTATCAGGCATTGTATCCCTATACAGACCGTCCAATAAGCACTTGGATTTTGACTTACCTATAAGTCTATCCGATTCACATTTGCTCATACCTGACAAACGCTTGTTGGATGGTCGTTGGGATATTAAAATAACTTGGAAACACCAAGGGAAGGATTTCCAACACAGAGAAAGTATAACTCTTTAAAAAGACCATGATTCTATCTGCCGTCATATTAGGCTTAATGGGAAGCTTGCACTGCGTTGGTATGTGCGGCCCTATTGCCTTTATGCTTCC includes:
- the ccoG gene encoding cytochrome c oxidase accessory protein CcoG; the encoded protein is MAQDQENFRDSIGTIKEDGKRAWVYPKKPSGKLYEYRKYVSYFLLTFLIASPFIKINGNQFLMFNVLERRFNIFGFPFYPQDFHLFVISMIIGVVFIALFTVAFGRIFCGWMCPQTIFLEMVFRRIEYWIDGDRGAQMRLDRQAWDAEKIRKRVLKWIIFFIISFIIANVFLAYLIGSDRLIQYVTDGPSQHLSTMLSLLIFTGVFYFIFAWFREQVCIIACPYGRMQGVLLDNQSIIVAYDHVRGEAENGRKKWRKNEDREALGNGDCIDCNQCVNVCPTGIDIRNGTQLECVNCTACIDECDSIMEKVDLPKGLIRYASEDEITKKEKFKFTPRLKGYTAVLVILTGVLVGMMFLRNDLEANILRLPGQLYEHKEGNIISNVFTYKLLNKTTKPVENVHFELISPKGEIKLVRTDNFDVQPEALAEGTLFIEINASALSGDKNTLKIGVYSDDKLIETTTARFLAPRSYK
- a CDS encoding FixH family protein, giving the protein MKINWGAGIVIAFGIFISFILFFVIRMTTSHDANHDLVTEEYYKAELGYQKEIDAEQNAINSNEKVELKKTPEGLLVIFPEGYADTNVSGIVSLYRPSNKHLDFDLPISLSDSHLLIPDKRLLDGRWDIKITWKHQGKDFQHRESITL